Proteins from a genomic interval of Pseudodesulfovibrio nedwellii:
- a CDS encoding FliH/SctL family protein, with product MSLSNNANTNAPNLTGKVVIGMDSPGPDQMTIQELEGKRQLLWDDATNNEYLDRVKRKAMEAAKEIKMLAELEAEALRATARHDGYAEGVAQAQEDINSHIQDISTQGEALLAKIGAYGTTIFEDRREDILNLIRLAVEKTLKVEIDEKRMASLESLMSEALDRIESQRQLTIKCHPEDVTGLEEYLRAIQDRNPSLQYWTVRGDASIESGGVVIEGAGGKVDNTIDTRWESVEPILDQLAVQITVDNNKG from the coding sequence ATGTCTTTATCTAATAACGCAAACACCAATGCCCCGAATCTGACGGGCAAGGTGGTCATTGGCATGGACTCTCCGGGTCCAGATCAAATGACCATCCAGGAACTCGAGGGCAAACGTCAACTCCTCTGGGATGACGCGACCAATAACGAGTACCTGGACCGCGTCAAAAGAAAGGCTATGGAAGCAGCCAAAGAAATCAAGATGTTGGCCGAACTGGAGGCAGAAGCCCTCAGAGCCACGGCCCGTCATGATGGATATGCCGAGGGCGTTGCCCAAGCACAGGAAGATATTAATAGTCATATTCAGGACATCTCGACACAAGGTGAAGCGTTGCTCGCAAAGATTGGTGCATACGGCACCACCATTTTTGAAGATCGCCGCGAGGACATACTCAATCTCATCAGGCTGGCCGTTGAAAAAACCCTCAAGGTGGAAATTGACGAAAAACGCATGGCCTCTCTTGAATCTCTCATGAGCGAAGCGCTTGATCGCATTGAATCCCAGCGGCAATTGACCATCAAATGTCACCCGGAAGACGTCACTGGTTTAGAAGAATATCTCCGTGCCATTCAAGACCGTAATCCGTCACTTCAATACTGGACTGTCAGAGGCGATGCCTCCATTGAGTCCGGTGGAGTAGTTATCGAAGGAGCCGGTGGCAAAGTAGACAATACCATCGATACACGATGGGAAAGCGTTGAACCAATTCTCGATCAATTGGCCGTGCAGATCACTGTCGACAACAACAAAGGGTAA
- the fliG gene encoding flagellar motor switch protein FliG, whose translation MADFSGPQKTAIVLLALGEKFTAEVFKKMERNEIAAVSKAMLDTDSVPKEEVLDVLKEYNEALAYGAELLVGGPEQVKRLLTKSLDAETAKYIMDSLDLDTGPTPFQELENVSPRILAQILRNEHPQTLALILGHLHPDQAAELIQNLPAGVRAEVLMRLAKLEAVAEEMLMEVDKVLQSQLIAMGGKEGKKVGGVNSVAEILNAVDRNTEEEVLSEIEEESTQMAEDIRNLMFVFEDVKGIDDIAIRELLKEVSNEDLTVALKGASEDLRDKFFKNLSERASAMIKEDLEIMPPKKLSDVEAAQQSIVKTVRRLEDEGKIVISRGGSDVFI comes from the coding sequence ATGGCAGACTTCTCCGGACCCCAGAAAACGGCCATCGTGCTGCTCGCCCTTGGCGAAAAATTCACGGCGGAAGTGTTCAAAAAAATGGAGCGCAACGAGATTGCGGCCGTATCCAAGGCCATGCTCGACACCGACTCCGTACCCAAAGAAGAAGTGCTCGACGTACTTAAAGAGTACAACGAAGCGTTGGCCTACGGCGCAGAACTTCTGGTAGGTGGCCCGGAACAGGTCAAGCGTCTCCTGACCAAATCTCTGGACGCAGAAACCGCAAAGTACATTATGGATTCTCTGGACTTGGATACCGGCCCCACGCCTTTCCAGGAACTGGAAAACGTCAGCCCACGCATCCTGGCACAGATTCTGAGAAACGAGCATCCCCAGACACTGGCGCTCATTCTCGGTCACTTGCACCCGGATCAGGCTGCCGAACTCATCCAAAACCTCCCGGCAGGTGTTCGTGCCGAAGTGCTTATGCGCCTAGCAAAACTCGAAGCCGTTGCCGAGGAAATGCTTATGGAAGTGGACAAAGTTCTGCAAAGCCAGCTTATCGCCATGGGCGGCAAGGAAGGCAAAAAAGTCGGTGGCGTCAATTCCGTGGCAGAAATTCTCAATGCCGTGGATCGCAACACCGAAGAAGAGGTTCTCTCCGAGATTGAAGAGGAATCCACCCAGATGGCAGAAGACATTCGCAACCTCATGTTCGTTTTCGAAGACGTCAAAGGTATCGACGACATCGCCATCCGCGAACTTCTCAAAGAAGTTTCCAACGAAGATCTCACCGTTGCACTCAAAGGTGCCTCCGAAGATCTCCGCGACAAGTTCTTCAAGAACCTGTCGGAACGTGCTTCTGCAATGATCAAAGAAGACTTGGAAATCATGCCGCCGAAGAAGTTGTCCGATGTCGAAGCCGCACAACAATCGATCGTCAAAACCGTCCGTCGTCTGGAAGACGAAGGCAAGATAGTTATCAGCCGAGGTGGAAGCGATGTCTTTATCTAA